One window from the genome of Amycolatopsis sp. NBC_01480 encodes:
- a CDS encoding TetR/AcrR family transcriptional regulator produces MRAEILAAVAHLLDEQVRRPDLNLSLREVARETGIATQSVYLHFASKESLAWATAADGYGRLVEAMREAERTTPGSAADRLRAQAHVFWRFAEDNRGVFRLMFGHDVTRLDPDEAQQHPGGRLWRQWIDAVRACGAEGHIRPADTEQIALHLWSGLLGRFALWSTTFGRHDTADPAEFTDYLIDRLLDGSTTKGPR; encoded by the coding sequence TTGCGCGCGGAAATCCTGGCCGCGGTGGCGCACCTGCTCGACGAACAGGTTCGCCGTCCCGACCTCAACCTGTCGCTGCGGGAGGTAGCGAGGGAAACCGGAATCGCCACCCAGAGCGTCTACCTCCATTTCGCGAGCAAGGAATCCCTAGCCTGGGCGACCGCGGCCGACGGGTACGGCCGGCTCGTCGAAGCGATGCGCGAGGCCGAGCGGACCACGCCTGGGAGCGCAGCCGACCGGCTCCGCGCCCAGGCGCACGTGTTCTGGCGATTCGCCGAAGACAACCGAGGCGTGTTCCGGCTGATGTTCGGGCACGACGTGACCCGCCTCGACCCCGACGAGGCGCAACAGCACCCAGGCGGCCGGCTCTGGCGCCAGTGGATCGACGCGGTGCGCGCATGCGGGGCCGAAGGACACATCCGGCCGGCGGATACCGAACAGATCGCCCTGCACCTCTGGTCAGGGCTGCTGGGCCGGTTCGCGCTGTGGTCGACGACCTTCGGCCGCCACGACACCGCCGACCCGGCCGAGTTCACCGACTACCTCATCGACCGTCTCCTCGACGGGAGCACGACGAAAGGACCACGATGA
- a CDS encoding carboxymuconolactone decarboxylase family protein: MTDNDPSRTDAARRADGEEVVRRMFGQDFLDRTMGGISQGDDALAAMVGFALEQCYGDIWTRPGLSPRERSLITLGILIAAGHPDELANHVRGARGNGLTREELAELALHSVPYVGFPAAGQAMSAILDAWAETGEA, translated from the coding sequence ATGACGGACAATGATCCCAGCCGCACGGACGCGGCGCGGCGAGCGGACGGCGAGGAGGTCGTCCGCCGCATGTTCGGCCAGGATTTCCTGGACCGCACCATGGGCGGAATCTCGCAGGGCGACGACGCGCTCGCCGCGATGGTCGGTTTCGCGCTCGAACAATGTTACGGCGACATCTGGACCCGACCGGGGCTGAGCCCGCGCGAGCGCAGCCTGATCACGCTGGGCATCCTCATCGCCGCCGGGCACCCCGACGAACTGGCCAACCACGTGCGGGGCGCCCGCGGCAACGGCCTCACGCGCGAGGAGCTGGCCGAACTGGCGCTGCATTCGGTGCCCTACGTCGGCTTCCCCGCGGCGGGACAGGCGATGAGCGCGATCCTCGATGCGTGGGCCGAAACCGGCGAGGCGTAG